A genomic segment from Castor canadensis chromosome 1, mCasCan1.hap1v2, whole genome shotgun sequence encodes:
- the Pcf11 gene encoding pre-mRNA cleavage complex 2 protein Pcf11 isoform X1, which translates to MSEQTPAEAGAAGAREDACRDYQSSLEDLTFNSKPHINMLTILAEENLPFAKEIVSLIEAQTAKAPSSEKLPVMYLMDSIVKNVGREYLTAFTKNLVATFICVFEKVDENTRKSLFKLRSTWDEIFPLKKLYALDVRVNSLDPAWPIKPLPPNVNTSSIHVNPKFLNKSPEEPSTPGSVVSSPSISTPIVPDIQKNLTQEQLIRQQLLAKQKQLLELQQKKLELELEQAKAQLAVSLSVQQETANLGPGSAPSKLHVSQIPPMAVKPPHQVPVQPEKNRPGPSLQIQDLKGTNRDPRLNRMSQHSSHGKDQSHRKEFIMNTLNQSDIKTTKTLPSEKLNSSKQEKSKSGEKITKKELDQLDSKSKSKSKSPSPLKNKLSHTKDLKNQESESVRLSDMNKRDPRLKKHLQDKTDGKDDDVKEKRKTAEKKDKDEHMKSSEHRLIGSRSKIINGIVQKQDTVTEELEKQGTKLGRSSTRKRSRSRSPKSRSPIIHSPKRRDRRSPKRRQRSMSPTSTAKAGKIRQSGVKQSHMEEFTPPSREERNAKRSTKQDIRDPRRMKKTEEERPQETANQHSMKSGTEPKENIENWPSSKSTKRWKSGWEENKSLQQGDEHSKSPHLRHRESWSSTKGILSPRAPKQQHRLSVDANLQIPKELTVASKRELLQKTSERLASGEITQDEFLVVVHQIRQLFQYQEGKHRCSVRDSPTEENKGGLKKKPLLSDAELTYYEHKAKLKRTQVQHSFPRLDLLDPDIFDYPLTDALLSGIECEPSKSKHASRNSGAQFDRKEQFSERARRLSPISGSRTYAENLSPHEGRRRHDEQVSAKGVREEQRSPFNDRFPLKRPRYEDSDKPFVDSPASRFAGLDTNQRLTALAEDRPLFDGPSRPSVTRDGPTKMIFEGPNKLSPRIDGPPTPGSLRFDGSPGQMGGGGPLRFEGPQGQIGGGCPLRFEGPPGPNLRFEGPIGQAGGGGFRFEGSPGLRFEGSAGGLRFEGPGGQPVGGLRFEGHRGQPVGGLRFEGPHGQPVGGLRFDNPRGQPVGGLRFEGGGHGPSGASMRFDGPHGQPGGGIRFEGPLLQQGVGMRFEGPHSQSVGGLRFEGQHSQLGGNLRFEGPHGQPGVGIRFEGPLVQQGGGMRFEGPVPGGGLRIEGPLGQGGPRFEGCHALRFDGQPGQPSLLPRFDGLHGQPGPRFERTPGQPGPQRFDGPPGQVQPRFDGVPQRFDGPQHQQASRFDIPLGLQGTRFDNHPSQRLESVSFNQSGPYNDPPGNAFNAPSQGLQFQRHEQLFDSPQGPNFNGPHGPGNHSFSNPLNRASGHYFDEKNLQSSQFGNFGNLPAPISVGNIQASQQVLTGVAQPVAFGQGQQFLPVHPQNPGAFVQNPSGALPKAYPDNHLSQVDVNELFSKLLKTGILKLSQPDSAATQVNEVAAQPPPEEEEDQNEDQDVPDLTNFTIEELKQRYDSVINRLYTGIQCYSCGMRFTTSQTDVYADHLDWHYRQNRTEKDVSRKVTHRRWYYSLTDWIEFEEIADLEERAKSQFFEKVHEEVVLKTQEAAKEKEFQSVPAGPAGAVESCEICQEQFEQYWDEEEEEWHLKNAIRVDGKIYHPSCYEDYQNTSSFDCTPSPSKTPVENPLNIMLNIVKNELQEPCESPKVKEEQIDTPPACTEESIATPTEIKTENDTVESV; encoded by the exons ATGTCAGAGCAGACGCCGGCCGAGGCCGGTGCTGCTGGGGCCCGGGAGGACGCCTGTCGGGATTATCAGTCGTCGCTGGAAGACCTGACCTTCAATAGCAAACCGCACATCAATATGCTGACCATTCTAGCCGAGGAGAACCTGCCCTTCGCCAAGGAGATCGTCTCTCTCATCGAGGCCCAAACCGCCAAG GCTCCTTCCTCAGAGAAGCTTCCTGTTATGTACCTTATGGATTCTATCGTGAAAAACGTTGGAAGAGAGTATCTCACTGCCTTTACTAAAAATCTAGTTGCaacatttatttgtgtgtttgaaaAG gtggatgaaaatactagaaaaagtttatttaaattacGTTCCACGTGGGATGAGATATTTCCTTTGAAGAAACTTTATGCCCTGGATGTCAGAGTCAATTCATTAGATCCTGCTTGGCCTATTAAACCTCTACCCCCCAATGTGAATACATCTAGCATCCATGTGAATcccaaatttttaaataaatcg CCTGAGGAGCCTTCAACACCTGGCTCAGTGGTCAGTTCCCCCAGCATATCTACTCCAATTGTTCCTGATATACAAAAGAATCTTACCCAAGAACAACTAATAAGGCAGCAGTTACTGGCAAAGCAAAAACAGTTGTTAGAACTTCAGCAGAAAAAGCTGGAGCTTGAGTTAGAGCAAGCTAAGGCACAACTG GCAGTTTCTCTTAGTGTTCAGCAGGAGACAGCCAACTTGGGTCCTGGATCAGCACCATCCAAATTACATGTTTCGCAGATTCCCCCTATGGCAGTTAAGCCTCCCCATCAGGTTCCAGTGCAACCAGAGAAAAACCGTCCAGGTCCATCCTTACAAATTCAGGATTTGAAAGGAACTAACCGGGATCCTCGTCTTAACAGGATGAGCCAACATTCTTCGCATGGCAAAGATCAAAGTCACAGGAAAGAATTCATAATGAACACATTGAACCAATCTGATATTAAAACAACTAAAACTTTACcctctgaaaaactaaattcatccaagcaagaaaaaagtaaatcaggtgaaaaaataaccaagaaagAACTTGACCAATTAGATTCTAAATCTAAATCTAAATCTAAATCACCGTCacctttgaaaaacaaattatccCACACAAAAGACTTGAAAAATCAAGAATCTGAAAGTGTGAGGTTGTCTGATATGAACAAGAGAGATCCAAGATTAAAAAAACATCTTCAGGATAAGACAGATGGCAAAGATGATGAtgtaaaagagaagagaaaaactgcagagaaAAAGGATAAAGATGAGCATATGAAATCATCTGAACACAGACTGATTGGAAGtagaagtaaaattataaatgGCATTGTACAAAAACAGGACACGGTAACAGAAGAATTGgaaaaacagggaacaaaactGGGGAGATCGAGTACTAGAAAGCGATCAAGATCCAGATCACCTAAGTCTCGATCACCAATTATACATTCCCCAAAGAGAAGAGATAGACGGTCACCCAAACGAAGGCAAAGAAGTATGTCTCCAACTTCAACAGCCAAAGCTGGAAAGATTCGCCAATCAGGAGTTAAGCAATCACATATGGAAGAGTTTACACCACCTtccagggaagaaagaaatgctAAGAGAAGTACTAAACAGGATATTCGAGATCCAAGACGAATGAAAAAGACTGAAGAGGAGAGACCACAAGAAACTGCAAATCAGCATTCTATGAAGTCAGGCACTGAACCAAAGGAGAATATAGAAAATTGGCCAAGTTCAAAGTCTACCAAAAGATGGAAATCTGgttgggaagaaaataaaag CTTACAACAGGGTGATGAACATAGTAAATCTCCTCACCTAAGGCATAGGGAAAGTTGGTCAAGCACTAAAGGAATCTTGTCACCTCGAGCTCCAAAGCAGCAGCATCGATTAAGTGTAGATGCCAATCTTCAGATTCCTAAAGAGTTAACCGTTGCAAGCAAAAGAGAATTACTTCAAAAG ACGAGTGAACGTTTAGCATCTGGTGAAATTACACAGGATGAGTTCCTTGTTGTTGTGCATCAAATTCGACAGCTATTTCAGTATCAAGAAGGTAAACATAGATGCAGTGTACGGGATAGTcctacagaagaaaataaaggtggattaaaaaagaaacctcTCTTATCTGATGCTGAATTAACCTACTATGAACataaagcaaaactgaaaaggacacaggTTCAGCATTCATTTCCAAGACTTGATCTCTTAGATCCTGATATTTTTGACTACCCTTTGACTGATGCCTTGTTGTCTGGAATAGAATGTGAGCCATCCAAAAGTAAACATGCAAGTAGGAATAGTGGAGCACAGTTTGACAGAAAAGAACAATTTAGTGAAAGAGCAAGACGTCTTTCTCCTATATCTGGGAGTCGTACTTATGCTGAGAATCTTTCACCCCATGAGGGCCGGAGAAGACATGACGAGCAAGTCTCTGCTAAAG gtgtGCGAGAAGAGCAGAGATCTCCATTCAATGATCGTTTTCCACTTAAGCGACCTAGATATGAAGATTCAGATAAACCATTTGTAGACAGCCCAGCATCAAGATTTGCTGGCCTTGATACAAATCAGCGACTTACAGCTTTAGCTGAAGACAGACCATTATTTGATGGACCTAGTAGGCCATCAGTAACGAGAGATGGCCCAACCAAGATGATTTTTGAAGGACCTAATAAATTAAGCCCCAGAATTGATGGACCTCCTACACCAGGTTCTCTTCGGTTTGATGGGTCACCAGGACAAATGGGGGGAGGAGGTCCTTTGAGATTTGAAGGACCACAAGGTCAGATAGGAGGTGGGTGTCCTTTGAGATTTGAAGGTCCTCCAGGACCAAATCTGCGATTTGAGGGACCAATTGGTCaagcaggaggaggaggttttCGATTTGAAGGCTCCCCTGGTCTGAGGTTTGAAGGATCTGCTGGTGGTTTGCGATTTGAAGGACCAGGGGGTCAGCCTGTGGGTGGCCTCAGGTTTGAAGGACATCGTGGTCAACCTGTGGGAGGTCTAAGGTTTGAGGGACCTCATGGTCAGCCTGTGGGTGGTCTTAGATTTGATAATCCCCGAGGTCAGCCTGTAGGTGGACTTAGATTTGAAGGGGGGGGTCATGGTCCCTCAGGGGCTTCAATGAGGTTTGATGGACCTCATGGTCAGCCAGGAGGTGGGATCAGATTTGAGGGTCCTTTGCTACAGCAAGGAGTTGGAATGAGGTTTGAGGGCCCCCACAGTCAGTCTGTAGGTGGTTTGAGGTTTGAGGGACAACATAGTCAACTTGGTGGAAACCTTAGGTTTGAGGGTCCACATGGTCAACCAGGGGTTGGGATCAGGTTTGAAGGACCTTTAGTCCAACAAGGAGGTGGTATGAGGTTTGAGGGTCCTGTACCAGGAGGTGGCCTGAGAATTGAAGGGCCTCTGGGTCAAGGTGGTCCAAGATTTGAAGGTTGTCACGCTTTAAGGTTTGATGGGCAGCCAGGTCAGCCATCACTGTTGCCAAGATTTGATGGATTACATGGTCAGCCAGGACCTAGATTTGAAAGAACTCCTGGTCAGCCAGGCCCACAGAGGTTTGATGGACCACCTGGACAGGTTCAACCAAGATTTGATGGTGTGCCTCAAAGATTTGATGGTCCACAACACCAGCAAGCATCAAGGTTTGATATTCCGCTTGGTCTGCAAGGCACACGATTTGACAACCATCCTTCACAAAGGCTCGAGTCAGTATCTTTCAATCAGTCTGGTCCATATAATGATCCACCTGGCAATGCTTTTAATGCTCCATCCCAAGGACTCCAGTTTCAGAGACATGAACAACTATTTGATTCACCCCAAGGACCAAATTTCAATGGGCCACATGGCCCTGGAAACCATAGTTTCTCAAATCCCCTCAACAGAGCTTCTGGACACTATTTTGATGAAAAGAATCTCCAGAGTTCTCAATTTGGAAACTTTGGCAATTTACCTGCTCCAATATCAGTAGGAAATATTCAAGCATCTCAACAG GTTTTGACTGGTGTTGCTCAGCCAGTAGCATTTGGCCAAGGACAACAATTTCTACCAGTTCATCCACAAAATCCTGGAGCATTTGTTCAAAATCCATCAG gagcTCTTCCTAAGGCATATCCTGATAATCATCTCAGTCAGGTGGATGTAAATGAGTTATTTTCAAAACTGCTAAAAACAGGAATTCTCAAATTGTCCCAGCCAGATTCAGCTGCAACAC AAGTAAATGAGGTTGCTGCTCAGCCTCCCCCCGAAGAGGAGGAAGATCAGAATGAAGATCAAGATGTTCCAGATCTTACTAATTTTACAATTGAAGAATTGAAACA ACGTTATGACAGTGTTATAAACCGATTGTACACTGGTATTCAGTGTTACTCTTGTGGAATGAGGTTTACAACATCACAGACAGATGTATATGCAGATCACTTGGACTGGCATTATCGGCAAAATAGAACCGAGAAAGATGTTAGCAGAAAAGTCACTCACAGACGTTGGTACTACAGTTTAACA gaCTGGATAGAATTTGAGGAAATAGCTGATCTGGAAGAACGTGCAAAGAGCCAGTTTTTTGAAAAGGTGCATGAAGAAGTTGTGCTCAAAACTCAGGAGGCTGCTAAAGAAAAGGAGTTCCAAAGTGTACCTGCTGGACCAGCTGGAGCAGTTGAG AGTTGTGAAATCTGTCAAGAACAATTTGAACAGTACTGggatgaagaagaggaggaatggCACTTAAAAAATGCTATCAGAGTAGATGGAAag aTTTATCATCCATCATGCTATGAAGATTATCAAAAT ACATCTTCATTTGATTGTACACCATCTCCCAGCAAGACACCAGTtgaaaaccctttgaacattATGTTGAACATTGTCAAAAACGAATTGCAGGAACCCTGTGAAAGTCCCAAAGTTAAGGAAGAACAAATTGATACCCCACCAGCTTGTACAGAGGAAAGCATAGCAACACCCactgaaattaaaacagaaaatgatacAGTCGAGTCagtttaa
- the Pcf11 gene encoding pre-mRNA cleavage complex 2 protein Pcf11 isoform X2 — translation MSEQTPAEAGAAGAREDACRDYQSSLEDLTFNSKPHINMLTILAEENLPFAKEIVSLIEAQTAKAPSSEKLPVMYLMDSIVKNVGREYLTAFTKNLVATFICVFEKVDENTRKSLFKLRSTWDEIFPLKKLYALDVRVNSLDPAWPIKPLPPNVNTSSIHVNPKFLNKSPEEPSTPGSVVSSPSISTPIVPDIQKNLTQEQLIRQQLLAKQKQLLELQQKKLELELEQAKAQLAVSLSVQQETANLGPGSAPSKLHVSQIPPMAVKPPHQVPVQPEKNRPGPSLQIQDLKGTNRDPRLNRMSQHSSHGKDQSHRKEFIMNTLNQSDIKTTKTLPSEKLNSSKQEKSKSGEKITKKELDQLDSKSKSKSKSPSPLKNKLSHTKDLKNQESESVRLSDMNKRDPRLKKHLQDKTDGKDDDVKEKRKTAEKKDKDEHMKSSEHRLIGSRSKIINGIVQKQDTVTEELEKQGTKLGRSSTRKRSRSRSPKSRSPIIHSPKRRDRRSPKRRQRSMSPTSTAKAGKIRQSGVKQSHMEEFTPPSREERNAKRSTKQDIRDPRRMKKTEEERPQETANQHSMKSGTEPKENIENWPSSKSTKRWKSGWEENKSLQQGDEHSKSPHLRHRESWSSTKGILSPRAPKQQHRLSVDANLQIPKELTVASKRELLQKTSERLASGEITQDEFLVVVHQIRQLFQYQEGVREEQRSPFNDRFPLKRPRYEDSDKPFVDSPASRFAGLDTNQRLTALAEDRPLFDGPSRPSVTRDGPTKMIFEGPNKLSPRIDGPPTPGSLRFDGSPGQMGGGGPLRFEGPQGQIGGGCPLRFEGPPGPNLRFEGPIGQAGGGGFRFEGSPGLRFEGSAGGLRFEGPGGQPVGGLRFEGHRGQPVGGLRFEGPHGQPVGGLRFDNPRGQPVGGLRFEGGGHGPSGASMRFDGPHGQPGGGIRFEGPLLQQGVGMRFEGPHSQSVGGLRFEGQHSQLGGNLRFEGPHGQPGVGIRFEGPLVQQGGGMRFEGPVPGGGLRIEGPLGQGGPRFEGCHALRFDGQPGQPSLLPRFDGLHGQPGPRFERTPGQPGPQRFDGPPGQVQPRFDGVPQRFDGPQHQQASRFDIPLGLQGTRFDNHPSQRLESVSFNQSGPYNDPPGNAFNAPSQGLQFQRHEQLFDSPQGPNFNGPHGPGNHSFSNPLNRASGHYFDEKNLQSSQFGNFGNLPAPISVGNIQASQQVLTGVAQPVAFGQGQQFLPVHPQNPGAFVQNPSGALPKAYPDNHLSQVDVNELFSKLLKTGILKLSQPDSAATQVNEVAAQPPPEEEEDQNEDQDVPDLTNFTIEELKQRYDSVINRLYTGIQCYSCGMRFTTSQTDVYADHLDWHYRQNRTEKDVSRKVTHRRWYYSLTDWIEFEEIADLEERAKSQFFEKVHEEVVLKTQEAAKEKEFQSVPAGPAGAVESCEICQEQFEQYWDEEEEEWHLKNAIRVDGKIYHPSCYEDYQNTSSFDCTPSPSKTPVENPLNIMLNIVKNELQEPCESPKVKEEQIDTPPACTEESIATPTEIKTENDTVESV, via the exons ATGTCAGAGCAGACGCCGGCCGAGGCCGGTGCTGCTGGGGCCCGGGAGGACGCCTGTCGGGATTATCAGTCGTCGCTGGAAGACCTGACCTTCAATAGCAAACCGCACATCAATATGCTGACCATTCTAGCCGAGGAGAACCTGCCCTTCGCCAAGGAGATCGTCTCTCTCATCGAGGCCCAAACCGCCAAG GCTCCTTCCTCAGAGAAGCTTCCTGTTATGTACCTTATGGATTCTATCGTGAAAAACGTTGGAAGAGAGTATCTCACTGCCTTTACTAAAAATCTAGTTGCaacatttatttgtgtgtttgaaaAG gtggatgaaaatactagaaaaagtttatttaaattacGTTCCACGTGGGATGAGATATTTCCTTTGAAGAAACTTTATGCCCTGGATGTCAGAGTCAATTCATTAGATCCTGCTTGGCCTATTAAACCTCTACCCCCCAATGTGAATACATCTAGCATCCATGTGAATcccaaatttttaaataaatcg CCTGAGGAGCCTTCAACACCTGGCTCAGTGGTCAGTTCCCCCAGCATATCTACTCCAATTGTTCCTGATATACAAAAGAATCTTACCCAAGAACAACTAATAAGGCAGCAGTTACTGGCAAAGCAAAAACAGTTGTTAGAACTTCAGCAGAAAAAGCTGGAGCTTGAGTTAGAGCAAGCTAAGGCACAACTG GCAGTTTCTCTTAGTGTTCAGCAGGAGACAGCCAACTTGGGTCCTGGATCAGCACCATCCAAATTACATGTTTCGCAGATTCCCCCTATGGCAGTTAAGCCTCCCCATCAGGTTCCAGTGCAACCAGAGAAAAACCGTCCAGGTCCATCCTTACAAATTCAGGATTTGAAAGGAACTAACCGGGATCCTCGTCTTAACAGGATGAGCCAACATTCTTCGCATGGCAAAGATCAAAGTCACAGGAAAGAATTCATAATGAACACATTGAACCAATCTGATATTAAAACAACTAAAACTTTACcctctgaaaaactaaattcatccaagcaagaaaaaagtaaatcaggtgaaaaaataaccaagaaagAACTTGACCAATTAGATTCTAAATCTAAATCTAAATCTAAATCACCGTCacctttgaaaaacaaattatccCACACAAAAGACTTGAAAAATCAAGAATCTGAAAGTGTGAGGTTGTCTGATATGAACAAGAGAGATCCAAGATTAAAAAAACATCTTCAGGATAAGACAGATGGCAAAGATGATGAtgtaaaagagaagagaaaaactgcagagaaAAAGGATAAAGATGAGCATATGAAATCATCTGAACACAGACTGATTGGAAGtagaagtaaaattataaatgGCATTGTACAAAAACAGGACACGGTAACAGAAGAATTGgaaaaacagggaacaaaactGGGGAGATCGAGTACTAGAAAGCGATCAAGATCCAGATCACCTAAGTCTCGATCACCAATTATACATTCCCCAAAGAGAAGAGATAGACGGTCACCCAAACGAAGGCAAAGAAGTATGTCTCCAACTTCAACAGCCAAAGCTGGAAAGATTCGCCAATCAGGAGTTAAGCAATCACATATGGAAGAGTTTACACCACCTtccagggaagaaagaaatgctAAGAGAAGTACTAAACAGGATATTCGAGATCCAAGACGAATGAAAAAGACTGAAGAGGAGAGACCACAAGAAACTGCAAATCAGCATTCTATGAAGTCAGGCACTGAACCAAAGGAGAATATAGAAAATTGGCCAAGTTCAAAGTCTACCAAAAGATGGAAATCTGgttgggaagaaaataaaag CTTACAACAGGGTGATGAACATAGTAAATCTCCTCACCTAAGGCATAGGGAAAGTTGGTCAAGCACTAAAGGAATCTTGTCACCTCGAGCTCCAAAGCAGCAGCATCGATTAAGTGTAGATGCCAATCTTCAGATTCCTAAAGAGTTAACCGTTGCAAGCAAAAGAGAATTACTTCAAAAG ACGAGTGAACGTTTAGCATCTGGTGAAATTACACAGGATGAGTTCCTTGTTGTTGTGCATCAAATTCGACAGCTATTTCAGTATCAAGAAG gtgtGCGAGAAGAGCAGAGATCTCCATTCAATGATCGTTTTCCACTTAAGCGACCTAGATATGAAGATTCAGATAAACCATTTGTAGACAGCCCAGCATCAAGATTTGCTGGCCTTGATACAAATCAGCGACTTACAGCTTTAGCTGAAGACAGACCATTATTTGATGGACCTAGTAGGCCATCAGTAACGAGAGATGGCCCAACCAAGATGATTTTTGAAGGACCTAATAAATTAAGCCCCAGAATTGATGGACCTCCTACACCAGGTTCTCTTCGGTTTGATGGGTCACCAGGACAAATGGGGGGAGGAGGTCCTTTGAGATTTGAAGGACCACAAGGTCAGATAGGAGGTGGGTGTCCTTTGAGATTTGAAGGTCCTCCAGGACCAAATCTGCGATTTGAGGGACCAATTGGTCaagcaggaggaggaggttttCGATTTGAAGGCTCCCCTGGTCTGAGGTTTGAAGGATCTGCTGGTGGTTTGCGATTTGAAGGACCAGGGGGTCAGCCTGTGGGTGGCCTCAGGTTTGAAGGACATCGTGGTCAACCTGTGGGAGGTCTAAGGTTTGAGGGACCTCATGGTCAGCCTGTGGGTGGTCTTAGATTTGATAATCCCCGAGGTCAGCCTGTAGGTGGACTTAGATTTGAAGGGGGGGGTCATGGTCCCTCAGGGGCTTCAATGAGGTTTGATGGACCTCATGGTCAGCCAGGAGGTGGGATCAGATTTGAGGGTCCTTTGCTACAGCAAGGAGTTGGAATGAGGTTTGAGGGCCCCCACAGTCAGTCTGTAGGTGGTTTGAGGTTTGAGGGACAACATAGTCAACTTGGTGGAAACCTTAGGTTTGAGGGTCCACATGGTCAACCAGGGGTTGGGATCAGGTTTGAAGGACCTTTAGTCCAACAAGGAGGTGGTATGAGGTTTGAGGGTCCTGTACCAGGAGGTGGCCTGAGAATTGAAGGGCCTCTGGGTCAAGGTGGTCCAAGATTTGAAGGTTGTCACGCTTTAAGGTTTGATGGGCAGCCAGGTCAGCCATCACTGTTGCCAAGATTTGATGGATTACATGGTCAGCCAGGACCTAGATTTGAAAGAACTCCTGGTCAGCCAGGCCCACAGAGGTTTGATGGACCACCTGGACAGGTTCAACCAAGATTTGATGGTGTGCCTCAAAGATTTGATGGTCCACAACACCAGCAAGCATCAAGGTTTGATATTCCGCTTGGTCTGCAAGGCACACGATTTGACAACCATCCTTCACAAAGGCTCGAGTCAGTATCTTTCAATCAGTCTGGTCCATATAATGATCCACCTGGCAATGCTTTTAATGCTCCATCCCAAGGACTCCAGTTTCAGAGACATGAACAACTATTTGATTCACCCCAAGGACCAAATTTCAATGGGCCACATGGCCCTGGAAACCATAGTTTCTCAAATCCCCTCAACAGAGCTTCTGGACACTATTTTGATGAAAAGAATCTCCAGAGTTCTCAATTTGGAAACTTTGGCAATTTACCTGCTCCAATATCAGTAGGAAATATTCAAGCATCTCAACAG GTTTTGACTGGTGTTGCTCAGCCAGTAGCATTTGGCCAAGGACAACAATTTCTACCAGTTCATCCACAAAATCCTGGAGCATTTGTTCAAAATCCATCAG gagcTCTTCCTAAGGCATATCCTGATAATCATCTCAGTCAGGTGGATGTAAATGAGTTATTTTCAAAACTGCTAAAAACAGGAATTCTCAAATTGTCCCAGCCAGATTCAGCTGCAACAC AAGTAAATGAGGTTGCTGCTCAGCCTCCCCCCGAAGAGGAGGAAGATCAGAATGAAGATCAAGATGTTCCAGATCTTACTAATTTTACAATTGAAGAATTGAAACA ACGTTATGACAGTGTTATAAACCGATTGTACACTGGTATTCAGTGTTACTCTTGTGGAATGAGGTTTACAACATCACAGACAGATGTATATGCAGATCACTTGGACTGGCATTATCGGCAAAATAGAACCGAGAAAGATGTTAGCAGAAAAGTCACTCACAGACGTTGGTACTACAGTTTAACA gaCTGGATAGAATTTGAGGAAATAGCTGATCTGGAAGAACGTGCAAAGAGCCAGTTTTTTGAAAAGGTGCATGAAGAAGTTGTGCTCAAAACTCAGGAGGCTGCTAAAGAAAAGGAGTTCCAAAGTGTACCTGCTGGACCAGCTGGAGCAGTTGAG AGTTGTGAAATCTGTCAAGAACAATTTGAACAGTACTGggatgaagaagaggaggaatggCACTTAAAAAATGCTATCAGAGTAGATGGAAag aTTTATCATCCATCATGCTATGAAGATTATCAAAAT ACATCTTCATTTGATTGTACACCATCTCCCAGCAAGACACCAGTtgaaaaccctttgaacattATGTTGAACATTGTCAAAAACGAATTGCAGGAACCCTGTGAAAGTCCCAAAGTTAAGGAAGAACAAATTGATACCCCACCAGCTTGTACAGAGGAAAGCATAGCAACACCCactgaaattaaaacagaaaatgatacAGTCGAGTCagtttaa